TATTAGACTAGTGATCAATAACGTTAAAAATGCCTAAATCTAGTGGCATGAATTATGGGTGCCTATTTGTAACCAATCGTAATCTTATTAACGAGTTAAAATGTCATATAACAAGGAAATTTTGGATCTAAGTACCAaagatcaataatatatatatatatatatatatgtatatatatatatatatatagttatagttatagttatctCAGGTTGGTATAACTTGATGGCAAGGATAAACCTCATTCGTTGTATTGTTAGAGCCAAGAGAACTGCTATAAAGGTCAAGTAGAGTCAAGTTGTCGCCCAAACCCTCATTCGTCTGTTTGTGTCGGTCCTGGAGCGTTACAGCCTACGCTTCACTTCTACTTGGGCTTCAACCAAGTACTTCTGCATTCTTCATTTTCCTTATGCAACTATGCACTTGCAATTATGCGAAGGACCGCAAACAAGTCAAGTCTTATCTATCTACAGGTATAGAATATGTATTTTAGAAATACTTGAAACGAGTTCCGAGTATAACTTGTTTGTACATATGAGCTAGTTAAGAAATCCAAGGCACGTTAAGCTCTCTATCAGATAAAGTTCACGATAGATCAACTGTCTTCAAACCAAACTCAGGGGTTCCCAAGCTTAGAATTCAGTTCTCTTCCAGCTTGGGTTAACCCTACTGTTATCCTCATGTGTTTGTTTAAGTCCTATCAACATAATTTATTTAAGACGTGAACATTGTCAGTCAAGACGGCTTAACCTAAGTATTCAACTTCCGCTGATACTTGAGCAGACCCAAACAGGTAAAGTAACACATGAACAAAATTAAGAAGATAATCTAGCATATGCATTATTCATGAAAAGCATACACATATAAGTGAAACCTGTAAACTCCTAACATGAAAAAGATACAATGTCAAGTGCTCACCAGCCTTCCCATTGTCGGACTTTGCATGTGGTTCACAAAATAACCTCTTGAACTCATAAATACAATTAAACCCACAACACTAATCGTGACAGGAACCAGCAAACCTGACAACCAGTTCCTTTTGTGCTCATGCTTTTTCTTACCAGCAGATGAAAGTTGATGCAGCGGTTTCCGGGTGGGTTTCTTCATATAAGACGCATATGAATCTATTTCTTGATTAGTCAATGCTGGCTTTAACGAGCTCTTGACAGTTTGAAAATGGCGCCCATGTACGATGGTGGCAGTTATATCTTCTCTGAGAGCTACGATTCCAGCTTCTCTGCATAGGCCTTCTAACTCAGCTCCTGTGAAACGCTCAGTTTCTTCTGCTATTTGTTTAAGATCAACATCATTTCCAATTTTCATGCCTCGTGTATGCACACGAAGTATTTCATATCGAGCTTCCAAGTCTGGTGGCGGCACATATAGCACCTGTAGATTTTTGCAAGCTATATTCAGTAAAAATTTCACCAAAACTATGTTCAACCTGGCATTAACCAATTATAGCTGAAGAATAATTAAAATCAGcaaaataaaactattattaaCCAAATGTTAATACAGAAAAGTATTACGAGATCAAATCGTCCAGGTCGCATTAGAGCAGCATCAATTGCGTGTGGCCGGTTTGTAGCAGCCAATACAAGTATTCCCTGAGACACGAGAAGAAAAACCAATGTTGCTGAAGCATGTACTAATTTCATAATGAGATATAAATGCATTGTACAACTATACAAGTTCTGATGTTAGgtgtggcaaaatgggcaagCGAGGGACAAGTCAAAGTAGGTTTACTTAAATAGTTAAATCTGAGTTGTGTCGGATTTACccgaaaatatatttttgttcccaaaattcaaacttttttataaataacttgtgAGTGGATATATGATTACATATGCAATAACCAAAATCAACTCATTCATAAGTATATGTGTCAGAATGCCACCTCTGGTCTCTGGGTGGCATTTCTTCAGGAAACACTACTCATAGCAAGGAACTGGGAACGTACTTTAGCCTCTTCTAAACCATCCATTTCAGTGAGTAGGGTAGATAAAAGCCTCTCTCCAACTATTGAACTCCCACTTGAGCCAGTTCCTCTGCTTATATAACAAGAAATATTGTAATAAAATCCGTTTAaggaatgaaaaaaaataacataagttGCCAGATCTACGTGTGCTGATTGCATTATGCTTATGAGTGCTTTTTTAGCAAGGCAAGAACCATTACCATTAATAACCTCATCTCCTGAAAACAGGGAGAGGGAAGAAAATTTCAGTTCTACGTTTGTTATCATTTACTTCTATAAAATATAGCATATTGCCTtgcaaaaagaaaattttaaaataaaacaagaaagaATTTTATGCCAATGTGTTATAACACGCATCCAAATACCCCTTGGAAATGAAGAACGATGATAGAACTGCATAATTGCCTATGGAGATTGGTTGGCAGATACTTACCGTTTGGATGCAACAACATCAGCTTCATCAAAGAAGATAATGCTTGGTGCAACAAGACGAGCTCTACGAAATGTATTGCGTAATAAAGCTTCACCCTCTCCAACATACATTGAGAATAATTCTGCACCACtgaaacaaaacacataaagaAAATGATAGATCATACACAGACCTCATACAAAGTTacttacattaatttttttaatgttaagaTGATAGATACATTGCTATGATAAGGTTAACCTAcaactaacttttttttagtaAGCTTTTTAAGACAAATCTAAGCAGACCATCAGCATCAACATCAGAGCACCAATCTGTACTACATCAGCAAAACTGCAAGCTTATGATCATGTTGCATGATAACATAATATTACTTTTTTTAGATCAGATATTATTAGAGTTATATGCTATGCAGCTAGCTAGAAGGCTGAAAATTTAACAGATAATATGGTACCACCAGTCCACCATGAATGAGATTCTGAGGAGAATATCATGTGTAACTCTTCACAATTTGACATGTGATGAGACAGTAGTAGACACTAATAATGCCATTATGGAGATATATAAGACTTTAACTCCTGTTGATCGAACGTATGCatcaaagttataaaataaGGTCAAAccttaaagaaaagaaagaagctTGAGCAGCATGAGCCGCTGCTTTGGCAAGAGTAGTTTTTGAGCATCCTGGAGGTCCATGAAGAAGAATTCCACGCATAGGTGACACACCCAACCTTGAAAATGCATCCGCATGTTTTAAAGGCCACTCAACAGCTTGCTTCAGTTTTTTCTGCTCCATACAACAAAACATCATTTGTGAAAAGCTACCTCAATTATGGCAAGTAACTagaagtgggaaatgaacaaatCGGATAATGGGCAAAGAAACATGTTCAGTCAATCCTAAAGAGTTTGTCcgaaatatatcaaaaataattagttaaatcATAGTTGTCAAAGGCGAGCGCCTGGCGGGCAAGGCCCAACCTTAACGCCTGAAACCCTAGGCCCACTAACTGTATGAAGCGCCTGTGTACATTTATCCATATAATTAAACCCTTTGTTCCACATAACGAATCATGTATGTTATAGGGATATCACAACAGAATCTCTGTTCCAAAATCACTTGgtatatatcattatcatcaatatcatcattCATCATACTATTCTTCATTAAACTAAAAGGTaagttttcttctatttttatattaggAAGACTCCTGAAATTTTCCTCATTATCATTTGTTAGAGACACTGAAATTTTATATACTCTTCCTCGCCTTTTTTTATCCGGTCCCGCGCTTTTTATGCGTCTCTCACCTAGGTTCCATTTAGGGGCATTGCGCTTTGAGTTCGCTATCGCCTTTGACAACTATGagttaaatataattacaaaaactatataatagtCTGACCTTTCGAGagaaaaagatttaataagCTTTGTCTATCGAAAATTAACTTTAGGTGACTTTTGGCCTGTTTGAGTCAATTGACTTGttgaattatttcttttttcctaCTTTTCTTACCCATTAGAGGTAAAAGAAAACCTAAAACCAGCCAATTCACaagtaaatggtttgaaaactGAAATTGCCACCTTAAAGAAAACCTGAAACAAACCTTTAAATTGTTTAGTCCTCCAATATCATCCCATGTAACCTTGGGAATTTCCACAGTTACACCTCTTGTTATGCTGGGACCGACAATAGACCTAGCACTCTTCCAGTCATCCATTATTAAGCTACAAGCAGAAGCTTCTTCATTTACATTCGAACATCTTTTTACTGCACACATTGTAGCCTCGCGGCATAAAGCTTCTAAATCAGCACCAACGTAGCCATTGCACAATGCTGCTATCACTTCCAAGTTAACACTTGGATCCAAGGGAACTTTCTTTGTATATAGCTGGTGAAAAGGGTAGTGTGTTTAGGCAATTACTACTTGTGCTTCTGAATAAATATAAACACCAATTTAAGAGCTGTCAATAAGATAACTAaagaaatttatattttattaccttGAGAATTTGAAGACGTTCTTCTTCGCTTGGAGTTGTTACTTCAACTTCAGCATCGAATCGACCTGCCCTTCTTAATGCAGGATCAAGTGCATCTACTCTGGCAAAGAATATGGCCCGTTAACATTTAACATTAAAGGTGGTAATTTTGACTACGAATGGGTCGATCTGGGTCATTTTTAATCTCATAGGGGTGAAAGACAATCAGTTAAATGGAATAGGTCCACTGGCCTGATCAGAGCTAGATCCTGGGCTCACTAACTTAgttaaaacccaaaaaataaagttaacaaATCAATCACGGGCTCacttattttataatatgtCTTGTAGGACTCCCATGTAGTGCCAGCATaaagtttacaaaatatattaatgcacttaaaaataatgtttttgatAGCAAGCATATACTTGCATAACAATTCGTGTAAAAGTAAAAGTAGCAACAGAAGATCCAAACCCGTTCATATACTTACCTATTGGTTGATGCTACCACCACAactttcgtccctgaagttgatGTTTCACTCGAATCCATAAGCATGATAAGCTGAGATGTTACACGAATATCTTGCTGTCTTCTGTATTTTGATACAAAAAGTTAGCAACTGAAGTTACTTGATGGATTAAATTACCTATATTATCATACATGAATCAAACTCTAGCTGTTCATGTTAAGATGTAGCATTATAAACTAAACTAGGTATATCAACTAAGCAAGCTCAACGATGTCAAACTAAAGTATATAAACCTTGTCAGCTTAGTACAAAAGAATTGCAAAGTTCTACAATACGTGTAAAGTACTGAAGATGAAACGTAAACGTTTTTGTGACGTTTGTTACTATGTAACTAGAATATTGACCTTAAACTTTTCCTAAAGAGAAAAGGCAACAACTCTTGAGGGAGGGCCAAATAAACTGTTCAAACTTTTGTGAGACATAATAAGTATAAGATGACTATTTACCTAGAATCACGACGAGGACAGATAGCATCGATTTCATCTATAAAAATAACTGAAGGTTTTCCCAGTTTTATGTGTGAAGATGCTTCAGCAAAAGCATCGCGCAAAACTTTTTCACTTTCACCCGCATGGGATCTGTGAACAGAGTGTGGACTgaaagaaaacacacacacacaaaaaaagttatatagcTTGAATCACCAGAACCATCCTATGGCCTCAAAACATGATCGTTCATTAGAGTTCTGCTAAATACGTATCATTAACTCAAATCttaaaaataagattaaaaaaactaCATACCCTGATAgatcaaaacttgtaaaaaatcaaaaagcatTACATATAATAGCATAAATGCCCATAAAATCCACCACAAATTTTCGGGGAAATATGTTCTGGTGGCTGTACTACAAAAAATTAGCAGCAATGCCTTCAATGAAGCATGGGTTGTAGAGAAAGAGATCGTAACTAAGAGTTACTGATCATTCGCTATTAGATATATTAGCCAGCATTAAGTCAAATATACCACATTACcaccaaaacaataattaacaaaaacataacTATATCAGACTATATAAGAGTGGTGATGGCTTTAATTAGTTTTACGTCATATATACAATGTATTGCAGAATACCAATACCAATAAAGATTTTCAATAGGTCAAAAAGAATATACCTCAGAACTATCAAGTGAGCATCACATTCACGAACAACAGCACGAACCAGGCTAGTCTAACGTCAACAAGAAACGacatcatcaataaaaaaaaataacagtcACTAATTCCCTTCCAAGTTGACCAAAATATTCACTTCAATGTTAATACAGTgcccttttaaattaaaattttgacttCTATAACACTTCAAATTcctcattcataaaaaaaaaaatcaaatttcattaataaaaagtaaatcatTTATAACCTAATTTTCTCATAATTAAATCATACTAATATTCTGAATGTATACCTTTCCAGTTCCAGGAGGTCCATAAAGCAGCAAACCACGAGGCCACTacacatataattaataaatatataaaaacatgtgtTTGTAAAGtgtgtatgtatagatatagatataaattgtgTGTATGTATACTTTAAGGCCAAGTTTTGAGGCTTGACGAGAGTAGAGAAGAGGATATGTAATGAGTTCTCGAAGAGCTTCAAGTGCTTCGGTGTTGCCAGCTATTGATTCTTCTGCGCTCCACTTTACGACGTCGTTTGAGCTACAACTACTATTACTGCTACTCtccattttttattatatactcaGACGGTGGCGCAAATTGATGGACGAGTGGCGGAGCCAAGGGTTTCAGAATAAATATTTCTTCAAGTAGTTTTGTGTTTGTGTCACGTTTTTATCTTTAGAAAACTGACTTGAACTCAATTATCACCACAAATTACAtgatatatttacttttttttttttttaccttataCGAATAATAGTAAAAGAATTACTTTCGGAAATCAGAACGATCCAgtgtgtttatatattatttttcttaaacaaAACTAGACTATCGTCCGTGTTATATCGCGGTGAAAATGTGACAGCGATATGGTGGTGACGAAAAGGGTGTAATGGTTAAAACAATAAGTTGATTGTAGAGtagataataattaatgtaaaagaaaataataccgttatttaaattgatgatataaattaatttattaacacATCATCCAATTGAAAGTTCATGTTATCAAATaccaaataaatttttaataagtaataatttttttgttaattttaaaaCCAAAGGTTCAATTAAGccttttgttattatttataaaattgtcTATCTTTTGGCAGGTaagaaataaaagaatattattCTTTATTGATTATTTAAGATTTAGATATCAATATATACTCTTTGGAGTTAAGTTTGTTCGAAATGttaaaataatacaaacattttattaactaaatacTTTgctactatatataaaaatattcatttctttcttttagAAAAAGTTACACAAAAGTTAGTCACAAAttgactaaaatatctttaacgGACTTCAAAAGTTCGATGCATAATGAACATTTGACCCTTAATGATTTAATTTATACCACCAATTTTTTTATCttctaatatatttttactaccctttatcaattacttttatatcaattacctacaccacTCGCCGTTGCCACCACTATACCGCTATCACCGTCACCGTTGTTGTATTGTGCAGATATCATGCTAGTTACATTAAATGAATATGTTATTCAAGTAAATGATATGAATGTTTACACTTTATACAAAGTTTAGAAAAGATAATCCTAGCTTTCTTCAACAAATTgaagaaaaattcaaaagacAAGTGCAATATATTGTGTCCAAGCAAGATTAAAAATGGGTCCTACCCATTCAAAGTTACTAAGAATCAAGATCGTTCATACATTATATGAAAATTCCAGATGTCAATCAAAGTTCCAGATGGATGGACACTTACAAGATTTTGAGGAAGAACATATTTCAAGAAGAATCACTGTAAAGCATAAAATGCATGGAAGTCTTTAAGCAAGGCAGAAGATTTTAGTTTTTTCAACTTCCGAGTTTTATTTTGTTGCAGATGTTTGTACTTTGTAATATAGATGTACTAAATAAACGGgaagaaatttataaaaatcttgaAGTGCTTTTAGTATTTACTCTTGGGTAAGCATTATGTTAATCATAGTTCACAAGGCTTAACGCTTATCATacgattagttttttttttacttttatctattatttaattaattggcCTAATGATAAGCTAAATATTAGTGATAACACCAATCCACACTCTAATTTCATGGgtctaacaaaataaaattttgaattattatgtCTAAATAGTCAATAATTTTAAAGTCAGATTGTTAGTAAACCATACCGTTATGACGTTATCATGGGTAAACCAATGTCATGGTCGTGGTTAACCCTATTTTGACTAAGTGTTGGCATGGTCGGGTGTTTTATCATTGACATgcatatgttttaaaaatggtATATTGACATGTTTACCTATGTAATtactaaattaataattaatacttttattaattattaacatATCTTACACTTCATACAAAGTTTAGATGTAATAAGTGATCTAATGATTATGTGTCCTGTTCCCAAGAGATTCAGAAATAAGCATCTCAAAGTGTCCAAAAAAAGGAGTTCGGAAATGGTCACGGTCATACCATAACCACATACATATAAATCAAAAATCATCCATCTCACAGATAACCTGAACATGAAAAACCTAATCATCAAAGTAAAATATGGATTACGAGGATAGTGGTtgc
The sequence above is drawn from the Erigeron canadensis isolate Cc75 chromosome 4, C_canadensis_v1, whole genome shotgun sequence genome and encodes:
- the LOC122596161 gene encoding cell division control protein 48 homolog B isoform X1 is translated as MESSSNSSCSSNDVVKWSAEESIAGNTEALEALRELITYPLLYSRQASKLGLKWPRGLLLYGPPGTGKTSLVRAVVRECDAHLIVLSPHSVHRSHAGESEKVLRDAFAEASSHIKLGKPSVIFIDEIDAICPRRDSRRQQDIRVTSQLIMLMDSSETSTSGTKVVVVASTNRVDALDPALRRAGRFDAEVEVTTPSEEERLQILKLYTKKVPLDPSVNLEVIAALCNGYVGADLEALCREATMCAVKRCSNVNEEASACSLIMDDWKSARSIVGPSITRGVTVEIPKVTWDDIGGLNNLKKKLKQAVEWPLKHADAFSRLGVSPMRGILLHGPPGCSKTTLAKAAAHAAQASFFSLSGAELFSMYVGEGEALLRNTFRRARLVAPSIIFFDEADVVASKRGTGSSGSSIVGERLLSTLLTEMDGLEEAKGILVLAATNRPHAIDAALMRPGRFDLVLYVPPPDLEARYEILRVHTRGMKIGNDVDLKQIAEETERFTGAELEGLCREAGIVALREDITATIVHGRHFQTVKSSLKPALTNQEIDSYASYMKKPTRKPLHQLSSAGKKKHEHKRNWLSGLLVPVTISVVGLIVFMSSRGYFVNHMQSPTMGRLVST
- the LOC122596161 gene encoding cell division control protein 48 homolog B isoform X2 encodes the protein MESSSNSSCSSNDVVKWSAEESIAGNTEALEALRELITYPLLYSRQASKLGLKWPRGLLLYGPPGTGKTSLVRAVVRECDAHLIVLRRQQDIRVTSQLIMLMDSSETSTSGTKVVVVASTNRVDALDPALRRAGRFDAEVEVTTPSEEERLQILKLYTKKVPLDPSVNLEVIAALCNGYVGADLEALCREATMCAVKRCSNVNEEASACSLIMDDWKSARSIVGPSITRGVTVEIPKVTWDDIGGLNNLKKKLKQAVEWPLKHADAFSRLGVSPMRGILLHGPPGCSKTTLAKAAAHAAQASFFSLSGAELFSMYVGEGEALLRNTFRRARLVAPSIIFFDEADVVASKRGTGSSGSSIVGERLLSTLLTEMDGLEEAKGILVLAATNRPHAIDAALMRPGRFDLVLYVPPPDLEARYEILRVHTRGMKIGNDVDLKQIAEETERFTGAELEGLCREAGIVALREDITATIVHGRHFQTVKSSLKPALTNQEIDSYASYMKKPTRKPLHQLSSAGKKKHEHKRNWLSGLLVPVTISVVGLIVFMSSRGYFVNHMQSPTMGRLVST